The Lates calcarifer isolate ASB-BC8 linkage group LG11, TLL_Latcal_v3, whole genome shotgun sequence genomic sequence cgTCATATCTCACAGCCCTACCTACAAGTTTAGAAGAAAAccagaaatgaaatgagtttttaaacacacaacCCAAATTTATCTTCAGGGTATGAAACACTCACTCTGTGAGCtgaaaggaaacagagaaacagtatTTCCCTGTGTTCTGATGAATGGACGAGCAGCAGGAGTGAAATATGCTGCAGGAGGCGTTCGACAAGTTTTTATGAACCAAGAGGAAGTAACAAAAACCCACAAATGAGACTTTTACACAGCCATGTCTTATCATATTACACTGTACTCTCACCAGAGAAGGGAACGTCTCGGAGGACGGTCGGCGCCCAGCCCCTCCACAGAGACAGCACGCCGTCCTGGGCCACGGCAGAGCGGATACACACCCGCAGCTCGCTGTAGGAGAGTCGACGGGACTGCATCTTAGTCCGGACCAGCTCCAGAGGACTGATGACCGACACCGCCCccactacaacacacacacgcgcgcattACAAGTTAAGACAACGCAGTATAAACTCATCGACTCTTCAGAGACAAGGGTCGATTTCAGCAACAACTTTAGTTAACAAATGAATTATTTGTCCTTTAAATTGGTTAATCCATGCACCTATCTTCtatcttattttattctctATTTTAGAAATCTATCCTTTATTAGATATCAAAGTTTCACTCTGTATTTTATTACGCTTCTTACTGGGACCTGAGCTTCTGAATTTCCTTCAGCTTCATGTTTCAActtattttgtaataaaataaatgatccTGGATCCTTGAACTGGGTTATACTGAGAGGTGTAACATTAGGAACACCTGAgatgatgaatgaataaaatattcataatattTAACTATTATTGACATATCAAACATGTCATTCTTCAACCAGTACaaccattaaaaatgtatttaattacaTTCTACGCAGCTTTAAAGAGGTTTTAAAATGTGCAGGAACCCTGACATTTGTTAACATGTTACagtttgttctgtctgtgtgtgtttttgtggtttaaTTGTTCTTACATCGGGCCAGACCTCCAGCAACAAGAGGGACGTAGCTGCCCTGAAAACCCAGACCGTATCTCAGGAAGTCTCTCAGCTGGTCGTAGCAGGTGAAGTAGATGACAGTGGCAGGCACCGCCATGACGCTACGAACACACAGACAAGGATAAGTTTGTACTGAAGGCCTTTATCTTCCTGAACCCAACCTGAAGTCCAGTTTTTACACATTTACTCCGCAggtattttaaacattttctggaTGAGATGATGAGAGTTTAGAGGCTCACAGTGTCGGCGGCAGCCCGCTCCACAAAGACCTGAATCCTTCATGTCGGCTGATTTTCACAAAAGCATCCTGcggcacaaacaaacattcattttagcGGGGAGAAATACTGTGCTAAAAGCAAAGATGTCGGTGTTTCCAGCCACTCACCACAGTCCCTCTGAAATGTGTCGGTGTTTTGTACCAGCTGGTGCAACTGGTCCCGTTCTGACAGACGTAGATGTGATCCATCAGCCCGTTACAATACAGGAAACACTTCCCTGTGAGAGACAGGACAGCAACAGGTTAGCAGACTGACCTGTCACGTGTTCATGttttcagaggagactaatgataCTGTACATGTGAAGGCAATGACCGCAGAGATCAGCAGATAACATGAGGCCTGTCCTTGTCGCTGCTTACTCTGCCTGTTTACTCAGGGATGGTTTAAAGATAGACTATTGACAAAAGATTCAAAGAAACTCTAAAAAAAGCCTCATGTTagaggaaataataaaaacacaacatttacatgGAACAGTGTCACGAGTCAGTACAGTTAATCTTTCAGGGAGAAAGGTTGAATTTTGGGAAACACCGAGTTCACCCCCGTGCaacatcattaaaatgtaaaatgattcaaaattatgtatcattaaaaacaaacaggttagACAGACCTCAGCGCAACAACACTGAGCACACCtgtgattattattaaataacCTGTGAACACCTCGGCTTTCTCAACCTTCACCTGGGTTCTTTCTAATGCAGCATTTGCCTGAACAAGACAGAAACCAGTGTACAAATACTGGATTAAAAGACGACTCCTCGTCTCAAAAAGCTTTTTTCATGAAGAAGAAAACCTGAGCATTTCTCTCCCGACTTGAATCTAGTAGCAAACGTGTGGAGGATTTTAAAGAGGAAGGTAGAGCAACAAAATCCCTCCAGGAAAGATCAGCTGAGAGGAATCATCTGTGACGAACAGAGGAACATCTCTCCACGAGCAGGAGGATCAAAAATAAAGGTAGACGtataaaacattaacaaaataaaagccttggAGTTCCACTGATAACAGGTGTGCTGACTTTTGTTGCAGCTGGTTCTTAAATATAAACCTTTTCATCACAGTTTCATcagataaatgtttgtttttcaaattaactTGGCTTCACTCTTCCTgaaaatcagaggaaaaaaacagttaaacaaaaacatgcatgttTAACCTTTCATCAGTCacatggatttatttttattggcaGGAAATGTCTGTTAGTCACACAAACAAAGCCGTGCAGGACCAGTGAGTGTTTTCAGGTTTCAGCATGAGGCAACTGACGGTCATACTCACATTTTGACGGGCGGGTGACGCCGCCCCACGGAGCAGATTCACAGGCTAAAGCTGTGAAACAAACCGAGAGGCAGGAGGGGTAAAGAAGGGGAGACAGAGGATGTGAGGGCAGCGCAGAAAGCAGACAGATGCAGCGGGGTTAGAAAAGcagtgagataaaaacaaaaacaaaatggcctccataaaactgcagctgttaAAAGCAAAGTCAACTGATGTGAGATCTCCTCGTCTTACCTTGGTGGAACGGTGTTTGCTGAGCCTGCAGCCTGATCTTCACAACGTCCAGCGGTGTGActgcaaacaaatacacactgatTCAATCCTTCTCATGACAAATGActcaataacaataaagcagCTGTAACGATACTGTAACTTTATTTTACCACAAAGTCCcgttaagataaaaaaaaattcacataaaatgacataaaatactATGtatataacataaaatattaaatatgtcaTAAAAGACTACATATAcgacatgaaatgaaataaaattctACGTTTAtaacataaaatgacaaatataacACTAAATATAAGACCTAAAATATTACATAGACATTATAAAAAACTGCATAGACTGAAAATTATCTGCAGCAATTTTGATAATTGCTAAATTGATAAAgtcaattttaaaatgaaaaaaaagctgttttaagCCTCTAAGATACAAAGAtttcctgctttttcttttttttttttaatcacagtaaattaaattttCTTTGGGGTTTGGTCTGTTGGTCGaacaaaaatcaacatttgAAGACGATGGAcgttttcactgttttctgacattttatggtcTAAACGATTAAGGCTGGTTTATATCTCTACGTAGGTTTGATGCAGATTGTACGCCGTTATGAGCATTTCTGCTTGTGTGCTGGTGTGTCTGTGCCACACAAGAAAGTGTGCCGAGTTTCTTCATGTACTTCAAACAATGACGACTGGAAGTGAGTGGATCATGTTGGAGCTGATAAACAGTTACTTTTACTAAAATTAGAAAAGGCAGAAGACGTCGAAGGGACATAAATAAGTCAACGTTACATTTCTACGTACGTAAACATCAGTTTATTGTGTACCTACCGAAACGGGACTTTCATAATCTAATTTTCAGACATAAGTTGCTTTTTCTGGTCTTTGTTTCCATGATCTCACCAAATATAGATGTGAGGAGGGCTCCAGTGCCAGAGGCCAGCATCTGCTGCACCGGAGAGATCGAAGCCACGGGGCCGCCGACGGCCCGCTCCCCCATCCTGACCACCTGAGAGAGaaacaccaacaccacatcagtAAACTTCACAGAGGTGTCTCCTGACACGGTTAAACACTGTAGTTAAACCCTGTTGGCTGTAGCctggtgtctgtgtctgcttctTATGTAAcacagctgaaggaggagggcTGGTGTCCAACAGGATCAGGACCTTTACACCAAGTCTGTAGCTGAGTCAGCGTCACTGTTGTGTCAGAACActgagtctgctgctgctttaaacgtcaaaacaacacaaattagGTTAAAAAAGTGTCATGAAACTAAGCTAAAAGAAGATAACGGAGAGTTTATTATGCTGTCCTTcagaaaataaagctaaaatactgaaagtacaaacTGATTATTTCTGTAATAAAGTCAGTGCAGGTGAAACGCTTTCAAAATTCACCAGAAAATGAAGTATTTTGATTACTTTGTTAATCATTCGAGTCATTTTCTCAACCAAAACACCAGGATATTCTCTTGTCCCAGCTTCTCCTCTGTgatgacttcctgtttttctctgttgtgtatCATTTTAAACCAAATATTTTTGGGCTTTGGGACAGTTAGTCcgacaaaacaagacatttaaaagaCGTCACACGTGCTCTGCGGAAATGTAATTTTCGTTAATTGAGagaataatctgcagattaacaGATAATGAACGTTAGCTGTAGCCCTAAAACCCAGAGCGGACGTTGCTCTTTTAAAGTCAGTCGGGTGAGTTTAGGTGGAGCTGTCATAATGGAGGTTGTTGAAACATTATGATAGCTTATCTACGACGTGCATGCGTAATCGCACCAGACAGCCAGTGACCCACTCCTAAATAAATGAGAGagtgggcagcagcagcaaataacATTTAATCTGCTTTTAAGAAATTATGTACGATAAAGGAAATCCATCAGTAACAGCTGGGAGGTTTTGGACAAATATTATTAATGTAAATGTGGTTTGAGGAGGATTTAACTTCACAGTTTTCCTACCTGTGTGGTTGCCATTAGTTTCCCAAATCTTGTCCTATTTCTGGATTTAATTAGTCTTTAGTGTGGCTGTTATAGCCACTTGGCCCTCAAGGTTTGTCTGACCAATAAGCTGCTTTTCCAAACTTACTTACAGCAGGAAGAGTCGGAAACAAACTTGTAGCTACAGGTGTGTCCTAAAAGTCCTAAAACCTTCACCTTAATTACACAACACTGCTCATGCCGGTTCATCACGAGGTTTAATATTTCAAAACTACATTACACCCTGTCGGGATACAAGTtaatggaaaaaacagagacacattaACTAACTTTAGATTAGACGAGATTAACGTTTCACTGAATTCTGCAGCCGAAAAACACATGGCGAGTTTTTTAATACAACACTGATTTGCGTCACGATTTTACCAATTACAGCGTGgaaaatatcatcatcatcggtttttaatttaatttttcagCACTTCTAAATCACATACAACAATATCTTCTAATGATACAAGTAAAGAATCAACAACACCTGAATAAGAAGCACAAAATAGTACATTTATTTAAGATATACCTAtgtattttactattttaaGGCATTTTTAATACAGCTCTGAATGCAATTTAATGCTTGTTTCATGGTCCCATCAGGCAAAGTATGAATTAATTAGTCACATAAGACCTGAACCTGGATAATAAGCACAGAATTGATTTAAAATAACCTATTTATTTAAGGTATACATATTACTTTTTCAGAAATACTAACACTGAGGATTTTCCAGCCAATTTGAGCaaaaattacacacaaaaaacatttaataactaACATTACTGCTAATAGCAGgttagaaaacacatttaaaaccacagtAAGTTAAATAAGAGGCTTTTAAATACCTTCCAAGGCCTTTTAAAGGCTTTCAGTATGTGCAGATGCCCTGTCACAAACTAAAGGGCAGTGTATGTAATGCAGTGTTATGTGTACATTATGTTCTCTTTAGCCACATTTAGCTAGCTAACTTCTCTTGACAGACAAAGTAAACACATAATAACCCGTAGtcgaggagaggaggagaagttggATTCAGTTAATTTATCAGATGCATTCAGTCAAATCTGTTTGAGATGTTTTGATGCGCCTGTCAGCACCTGACTGCAGTTTAGCCGAGCAGCTAGCTTAGCTTCCCATGCATCACGTTTTTTAAGCTAACGAGCTGACGAACGTCACTCACCTTTACTTTAGCTGCCACTGTCGTAAAATACAGGCGTCTTCGCCCATATCAGTTAAAACTAACATCACGTTAGGAGCTAACGTGGAAGCCTCCGAGCCGCGCCGCATCTCTCTCGGGTCCTCCATACCGCAGAAAACAACCCGTATACATCTTATCGGACCGAGCTCGTGTCAGGGATGTTTATAGGTAGAAGTCGCAATACGTGCTCAGGCTGCGCGCTGACGTCAGAGATCTATAGAATATGACGCTCCACGATGGTCCGGTCTGAGTGGCTGAGGGAGGCCGGTGCGTATGTTTTGAAGATCGGTGGTGAAACGTCAGCATCGTGAAGTTAGTGTTCGAATCGACAGATAAGGGAAACGTTAACTGTTTAATAGATTTTAACATTGTTTGAACTCACTCTCAAAtttgtgaaacatttatttaagcCATGAAAGcaaaaattacaattttatCATGTATTCTTCATCCGGACAACATCATTAGACCAGgtccaacaaacaaacaaacaaacaaaaaaatcatataaatgGACATGGACTTGATCAACAAATTGTGTGTTCAAGTATTTTGAGTTAAGTGTTTCAGACCTGGCCTGATGTGGTCTGGATGGCATAAAGCAATAAAACTGATccattgtgttgtgttatgaCACACTTTTACAGCAGTAAATGCAGCAAAAAATGGTAACACTGTAACTCCTTAACTGTCGACTTAGAATCTAACTTCAGCCTCGTCAGGATTCCATTGGCCCCGCCCCCTGCTACTGCAGCTCTCGCGCCCTCCGGTGGACACGGCACTGTGGTGCACTGCAGCTGTTGTATGTAAACAAGTTTGTCCGTTAGTGAACTGCAACTTGCACAGTGAAGCGTACGGCTCCTGAACTGAAGTTTTGTTGAACTTTATGCGCCATATTTTCAAAAGTAATTTAAGAGAGAAAACCTGGAGAGGCGCGGCGTGGTATCCAGGGAAACTGGGATCcaccttctctctgtctctctctctctctctctctctctttggggGCGTGTTCAAGACTCTGCATGACTATCCTTTGAGATATTCTGTTGTGAGACACTTGTGAAACACCTGACGACTCACAACAGCGCTTCAGTCTTTTATACCAAGGTAAGAGCAAATTAAACTTCTTTTGACCTTGAGAATCTGACACAAATGAACAGGTCCTTAGGGTGAACTGTAAAGATAGTGAtccacacacatttaaacatctaTTTTACGTTTTAGATTAAAACAGTTTCACTCACTCTTGAGTAAAACTACAATCCTCCTCCTTTTGTAAAAATATTCATCGGTTTATTCTTACTGGCCGAGATTTTTTGGTCAAACTGCGTTTCCTTGTTTGCAAGACCGAAACTGAAAGTgagttaatttaatttaaattatacCCTATTGTGTGGGATTTGCTTGACcattgcaaaataaaaaatatataaggAACAAACTTTTAAAGGAAGTATTAGAGCtgaggaaatgaatgaaaaacagtgcCAGTCTTTGGCTTTTTGACTTGTTTGACTCAGGTCCAGTGAATAATCAAaggcaaaatattttttacagaaaGTCAGAGGTTCATGGAAAATCCATTAGCATCTGAGCGTGGCTATTATACTTTTTGTGACACGAGTTCATGCAgcttttaatgcaaaaatattaCCTATGATGTTGAGTGCAAAGGGGGATTCCACGtgcacatttttcactttcctTTCATTGaaatcctctgtgtgtgtgtgtctcccccTGTGTGCAGATGCAGAGGTGGGTTGTGATCTGTTGGGCTCTCCTGGCCCTGGTTGGTGCTGAAGAGTGTCCGGATGGAGGGCGATGTGAAGACGGTCAAACCTGCTGCAACGACCCAGAAAACGGCTATGAATGTTGCCCATTTGATCAGGTAGACAGGGCTGCTTGCACCTGCATATGCTGCACTATAATTTGAGCTGAAACACTTGCGCTGAGTTGAAAGAAAGTCAACACAACAATTCCTCTTTTGTTCATCCTAAATTTCTCCCAAAATAGTTTTAAACTAACCTAATAAACCcatactgtatgaaaacatCAGTATACTCTGCATTTGcttgaaatatttacattcatattaattaatttgtcagaaaatgtccCGTTCTCCTTaaattaatacacatttaataTCCTAGAAAACCTTTCAGCAGATTAAAATAGCTAAAATTACAAACATGCATTTGTAATGTAACCTGATTTTTTATCTCCTGGTTTAAAAGGGAAAATTagcttattttttttattttaattaagttGATTTCAGCCTTAATATCAAGTCAAAAGTTAGTTAATACCTTTTATTTTGCCAAAGAACTGTATAATTTCAAAACAGCAAATTATAATAAATGTGTATTCACAACAGCTAAAAACCAAATGGCCAGCTAGCAGTAGTTAAACAAacaagctaaagctaaagctcGCAGGCGTTAGCCACAGCTAGCCTTGAGCTAAAGTGACTTATATTTCCCCCCTAACTACTTCCTTTAATGTCAGTTTTGGTGAATTAACATCTTGGTAATTTAGTTTGTCCCCATATAAATAAAGCAGCACCTAAATCAGTAATAGaggaaaatataaacaaaacgAGTCCTGCTAAAAATTAGCCTAGCCTAGATTAGCAGTAGCTAACTGACATTTTAGCTAATGATTCCACTGGAATTCACAGTTTGGTGTGATTAAGCAAactttaaaacatatatttaaacataataatgtgtaaatgtatttattatattcattatttaagGCAATTATCAAATGTATATAGTATATGGTTTTTGCTGAATAATAAGCCCCTAACAGacataaaatgaagaaatgacaTTATATTCTTCTATTAACCACTCAGCCTGAAATGTTTCCCACAATTAAATGACCCTGTAAAGGAGATAAACCCCAGCAAAGTCATACTACTACAGCCTCAGTAAAACACATTCTCCCACTGTCCATCACATAGTTAAATGTACATATGAGATAACCATTCTCGTGTGGTCTATAAATTAAAAGAATTACAGCCATACAGTGGTGCTATTCATCCTCAGTGATGTTTTATTACTTTACGAGCCAGATAAATGCTCAGGCCACATTTAGCCCTGTGTGATATCAGTTTTAAAACTTTGTTAGGCAAAGTGTTTCTACAACTTCTGTCTCCACAGGCTGAGTGCTGTgaggatcacacacactgctgtccaGCTGGTACAATCTGCGATACAGCCAAATCCAGCTGTGTGAACGACACTGTGTCCATCCCCTGGGCGGAAAGAACTTCTGCTGAGCAGCCTAGATTGAAAGTAAGAAACGCAGACATCTACTGCATCacaaattgatttatttacCGCACCTGCACTAAATCTTCTCCCCGTCTTCCCCACCTTGTCCCTGCAGTCCTTCAGGATGATCAAGTCGTACATGGGTGAGGAGGATGACAACATCTGTCCTGATCAGTCACGATGCCCACCTGAGTTTTCCTGCCTGAGGACCTTGACGAAGGTTTGGCTGCTGTCCTCTAGCCCAGGTAATCAAACGCCAAACATGCAACGATGATACAGCACAGgtattaaaggaaaaaaagcgGCAATATCCAAGAAATCTGTGCtgattaatgtcattttttaggATTTCTTTGGAAAGGTTTTTCGTGTGACCAActggagaaacagcaaaagcgcaggtgtaaaaacaagaagtaGAGACCAAAACCATGAAACCAGAATCCATGATGGAGTCCACTAGTAAACCACTCATATATAATACTGGTGTTTTGTGAGTGTATAGTGTGTGTCAACCAAAACTAAGCTTGGCCCggtcacttcctgtcacaaaGAGGATCTTTGGCTCACTGATTAACAAACTAAGATGTTTCACttcacaaaatataaaatacacacaatagATATGTTGGATGTTTCTGCTATTGTGGTAAATTTAACATAGAAGCTGTGGCTCTGTTTGCTCTGAGAGAATATGCAgcagtttcctgttttctgctgtaacGTTATCTGATGGATTCATTTACAGcagcactgtactgtacagtacagagacagacacaaacagactttaaatttctAATTATTAAGTTAAGCGAGtgattctttattttctgacctctgacagGGAGTTTCCTGCTCTGATGGCAAACACTGCTGTCCTGAAGGCCACCTGTGCAGTGAAGACAGCCGGTCCTGCATCAAAACAGGTGAAACTCTTCTACTTACTACCAGAATTTATTACTAATCAGACTGGAAAACTATCCTGAAACTCTCTGGAACAGCCTCCACATAGGTGTGAATCCTTAGTGTTAACTGGTAGTTACATGGTGTACCCCAAGGCTCCATTCTCGAGCCTCTTCTGTTCAACATCTACGTTATTGAAACAACAAAAGCATCACCAGGTTATTATTGGTCCCATACTGCAAACCAGTGGCTGGATGTGCcagtaaaaacaaagataaaaacagaaataattattgttttgtgtAAAAGGAGAACATTTAAAAGTCAGTACTCGGCTTCAGTCGCTAACAGTAAAGTCCACAAACTGAGGCAGAAATCTTGGTGTAGTTACAGACTTGGACTTCAATTTAAACCTCCACATCAACGTCCATTTACAACCAACTGAGGATGCACTAGAGCATGTTTCCACAGAGTGATAAGAGCTTATATTCAGACATTTTCACTACTTTAAGTAAAGCAGCTTGGTGGAAATGACTGATAGAGGCACAGAACACACTCTACAGCCGAGATCAAGATAAAAGTATAAGAGGAACAAAacctaataaataaaaataaacccaCTGTCCCCATGTACCaacttcatttttttcacaaacTACTCATGGTTCAGTTTTTATACTAATCAGATCCAACTGATCCCAAACAGctgggagaaaataaaaatgcaaacaaaatcaACACTCGTGTCTCAGGAGGtgaagatttaaaaacaaatcgTCAGTGTATTAAAagttgctgtttgttgttgcgCTGTGATCACCCACATAGGATCATGAAAAGCCGTCAGTCTGCTCCTGTAACAGTCATAAACCAGGTAACTGATGCTGGCTAATGCAGGAGAACAGGTATTAAGTATTTAGTTGCAGCTGACAAAAGCTCAAATACTAGGAAAACAAACTGGTAACAGGAATGACAGGAACATTTGACGAACAGGTAGCATGAAGACAAATTTGGCGAGTGAAAGAGGAACAGGTTTTTACCAATAAtacacagactggaaaatgagTTTCTTCTTTAATTGTTCACCGGCAAAGGCAGGAAGTAAAACAACTGTAGTCACATGAGGTCAgtgtattaaaataaaacaggaactACAGAGTGAGAGCAGCATGTCACAGCTCCTCGATCAGCTTTCACCGATTCCTAGACTGAAACTAAACCACAGAGCTTTAACAACACAGTAACCACACAGTGTGAGCTGCCTTCACTCAAAACTGGACTTTATTCCTGCTTTTTCAGTGTGAAACCATCCACAGCCTTCAGCTAATTCTCCTCTCTGAGCAAACAGACAGGTTTCTTAATTGAATTGGTGTCATTATTTGGGAATTTGTTCAGtcgttttttgttgttttctgcctCAAGCCTGAGCTCAGAAACTCGTCTA encodes the following:
- the slc25a39 gene encoding probable mitochondrial glutathione transporter SLC25A39 isoform X2, giving the protein MGERAVGGPVASISPVQQMLASGTGALLTSIFVTPLDVVKIRLQAQQTPFHQGKCFLYCNGLMDHIYVCQNGTSCTSWYKTPTHFRGTVDAFVKISRHEGFRSLWSGLPPTLVMAVPATVIYFTCYDQLRDFLRYGLGFQGSYVPLVAGGLARLGAVSVISPLELVRTKMQSRRLSYSELRVCIRSAVAQDGVLSLWRGWAPTVLRDVPFSALYWFNYELVKAQLCEQARTPQANVSISFTAGAVSGAIAAILTLPFDVVKTRRQIQLGEMDSLGVSLQKTTSTWHIMKEIWAELGYRGLFAGFMPRVIKVAPACAVMISTYEFGKTFFQKMNLDRERLAS
- the slc25a39 gene encoding probable mitochondrial glutathione transporter SLC25A39 isoform X1 produces the protein MGERAVGGPVASISPVQQMLASGTGALLTSIFVTPLDVVKIRLQAQQTPFHQALACESAPWGGVTRPSKWKCFLYCNGLMDHIYVCQNGTSCTSWYKTPTHFRGTVDAFVKISRHEGFRSLWSGLPPTLVMAVPATVIYFTCYDQLRDFLRYGLGFQGSYVPLVAGGLARLGAVSVISPLELVRTKMQSRRLSYSELRVCIRSAVAQDGVLSLWRGWAPTVLRDVPFSALYWFNYELVKAQLCEQARTPQANVSISFTAGAVSGAIAAILTLPFDVVKTRRQIQLGEMDSLGVSLQKTTSTWHIMKEIWAELGYRGLFAGFMPRVIKVAPACAVMISTYEFGKTFFQKMNLDRERLAS